The Pseudomonas sp. FP2309 genomic sequence AAGATAAAAAACTCTACAGATAGTGCGATATTCATGATAAAAAAATTTTGCTGGCTTCAGCTTTTTTGAGGGTTCCTCTCAGTTGAATGGGACAAGCAGGTTCAAAGATTTTCAAGTAATTGTATTTGAGAACAAGGATCCTGATATAGCGCTCATCCCTCATTTGAATTATCAGCACTTCACGAAAAGCAGAAAGAGTGGGAGATACGGCTTCTTCCCACTACGAGGCTGATCCGACTGTATAGTTTGTCGGTCACCCTTACATGGCGCGGTGATCGACTTACTAGCTTTCGGCTCTCTGTAAACACGGATGATTGGTTTGGGTGAAGGTACAGTCAGCGGGAAAGCGGTGGCGATGATAGAGTGGGTTATTTTCTGTCATCACCCGCCATCGCGCATCAAACTCCAGATTCCGTTAAGTTGACGATGCCGCCTGGTCCTCCGAGATTCCTATGGTTTGATCTTGAACAGCCGCTGCGCATTGCCGGACATGATCATCTCCTTTTCCTCTGCGGAAATCGGTGCGTTGCGTATCCATTCGGCACCGATCTCCGACGATTCGTAGGGATAGTCGATCGCAAACATGACACGATCTGCGCCAAGAGCTTCGATCGCAAATTTGAGCACTTGATCCCAGAACATTCCGCTCGTCGTGATATGGATGTTCGATTTAATGTATTCGCTCGGCTTTCGCTCCAGCTTGACCATGCCCGGCGGAACCTGACCTTGGGACATCATCATTTTGTAGATGTTGTCGAAGCGAAATAGCCAAAAGGGCAACGACTCGCCCATATGGCCCAAAACGACCTGTAGTTCGGGGAACCGATCGAACACTCCCCCCAACACCATGCGAGTGGCATGGAGGCCAGTTTCGGCGGCAAATCCCCATATCGCGCCAGAAAGTCCATAGGGCATCATTGGTTTGCACATGTCGCCAGACGGAAAGGTCGGGTGAATATAGACAGGAGCCTGACAGCGCTGGGCTGCCTCGAGAATAGGATCAAACTTCCGTTCGTCCAGATATTCTCCATTTGTGTGCGAATTAATGATAATGCCGTGCATTCCCAATTCGGTCATTGCACGTTTGACCTCGTCAGCAGCCCGCACGGGATCCTGTGGCGCAATGGCGGCCAAACCGGCAATGCGCGTCGGATGCTGCCGGATCAAGCTGGCCAAATAATCATTCGTTTGCTTGGCCAAACTCGTCCCAAGGTCGGCGTCGAATAGCTGAACACCTGGGCTCGTCAACGACATGAGGTGCATATCGACACCGTTCGCATCCATGTTTGCGAGACGCGTTTCAACGTCGCAAAGACCTCTGGCCGCTTCCGGCTTCGTCTGGAAATAGGCGGCATAGCGCACGTTGTCAGAAGTGCTCGTCGAAGCGAACTTGCCAAGAGCTTCCAGATATTCCGGAGTGGCGAAAGCCTCCTCGGTCGCGATCATGTGCATTTGTGGCTCCTCAACCATTTTTCCAAGCTCTCTTCGAAAAGGCCATCGCCAGCTTGCAGCAGGCGAGAGTTCGAAATTCCGGTCAGCTTACAAGTCCGAAATACTGATGGTATAGCATGATGTGGGTTAAGGATGCATGTAGAAACCGGTCACAAGGGCATTTCGAAGGGAAGGTGGTGTGGAATTAACGGGTCTGGGCATCGTCAACTTAAGTCGGTATGTCCAACGCGCAATTTCCGTGACAACACCGGGCTTTTACTAAATTCCGGACGTGGTACCTGAACAGGCGATCCGGCCCAATAGAGCTGGATATCTGCTCCAGCCAACTGCACCCAATCCCAGGCTCGCCATATCGGCGGGCCTTTTTCATTTCTGGAGTAACAATGGACCCGACCGACCTCGGCCCAGGCCCAGCTACCTGGCTGGGCGGCACGGGCAGAACCCTACTGGGTGGCTTCCTCTGGTTGAGGAAATTCCCCTCCCGGGATGCGACCGACCGCGCCATGGACAACGCCGATATTGGCACCCTGCCGCTGTTGGCCGTATGGAAAGGAAGATCGAAGCCCTGACTGGGATAACCACGCGGTGGTACAAGGAACCTGCCGCCTATTGTGAGTTCGACGCATGTAAAGAGCGCGAGCCCTAATGCTTCGATGCGTTTCACGCGCAGTCGATCCTGTGGTCGATGTCGGTAGCGCCGAAGCAGGTCCCACCAGAGCGCAAATAGGGCTTCGTAGAGCAGGGCGCGCCACCACCGCAGGTAAGGTCGTGCGGATTCGAATGCCTGCTGCCAGACTTCGAAACTACCCAGCGCAGCGCGGCCGATCCATGCGACCAGTGCGGCGGTCACCGAAACCGCGTTAGCCAGGGTGATTGCGGTGTTTGGTGCGGCGAAGCCGCACTGTGCTTATCTATTTGCCAACCGTCGTGCCACTTGCATGAAGGTTCTAGTCCACGACGGCTTGGGTATCTGGCTGGCGGCTCGCCGGTTGAATCAGGGTAGGTTCCACTGGCCAAGCATTCGCGTGGTGCACTCCGATGAAACACCGGTACAGGTGCTCATGCCGGGCGCGAAGAAAACCCATCGTGGCTAAGTCTGGGCCTACGCGACCACCGCATCAGCCGATATCAGCGCAGTGGTGTACGACTTCAGCCCAAGCCGCTCGGGCGAGCATGCGCGCAACTTCCTGCAAGACTGGAAAGGCAAACTGGTGTGCGACGATTTTGGTGGCTACAAGGCCAGTTTCGCATTGGGCGTCACAGAAATCGGTTGCATAGCCCACGCCCGGCGCAAGTTCTTCGACCTGCATGCCAGAAACAAGAGCGCGCTCGCCGAGCAGGTACTGCACTCTATCCAGTTGCTATACGAAATCGAAAGTGAGATCCGCGACCTGAAGCCAGATTTACGGCGACGAATACGGCAAGAAAAAGCCGTCCCCGTGATGGATAGGCTGCACGCCTGGATGATCGCCCAGCGTGAGCTTGTGCATGATAGCGCGGCCATTGCCGAGGCTCTGGATTACAGCCTGAAACGCTGGCCAGCATTGTCACGTTATCTGTACGACGGCGCGGTGCCTATTAATAACAACCACATCGAGCAACAGATCCGGCCATGGGCTCTTGGACGCAAGAATTGGCTCTTCGCCGGATCGTTGCGCAGCGGCAAACGCGCGCCGATGTTGATGAGCGTGATCCAGTCGGCGAAGCTCAACGGGCATGACCCATATGCTTACTTGAAAGACGTTCTGGCGCGACTGCCAGCACAGCGTGCAAGTGACGTCGCCGAGCTGCTGCCGCATAAATGGGCTCCGATCCTGATCGATAAGCTGCACGCCCGTGTCGCTGAAGGCAAGATCATCCTCAAGCTCAACGCGACCCTGGACGAAGTCCTGGGCGACAACATGGGTGTGACCGGTGCTCGCCTGAAAAACAACGACGGCAGTTTCGACGAGCTGAACGTCGAAGGTGTGTTTATCGCCATCGGCCACACGCCGAACACATCGTTGTTCGAAGGCGTGCTGGAAGCCAAAGACGGTTACCTGGTGGTACAAGGCGGCCGTGAAGGCAACGTCACCGCGACCAACATCGAAGGCATCTTCGCTGCCGGCGACGTGGCCGACCACGTGTACCGTCAGGCCATCACCTCGGCCGGCGCCAGTTGCATGGCGGCATTGGATGCCGAGCGGTACCTCGACGGTTTGAAAGACGCTGCGTTCTGAAACCGTTGAAATAAAAAAACGGCTGAAACACAGGCCGGTTTTTTGCGCTCGGCGGGCCCGCGCCATGCGATGTTTACGCAGGCAGGGAAGAACGCTTACGTCGTGAACGAACTCGACAGTAGTGTAACGGTTACGTCTAAGATGCTGAACACGGGTCGCTCAAACTTCAGGAAATCATCTCCACACTGCGAACGAACTTCACACGTAATATACTTCCCGGATAGGCACGGATATGCAGGCCTGATAACGCCTTCATCTCTCTGTCTACCACTAATAACTATTACAAATCCGATAGCATAACTATCATTTTGTGAGCGTCTTCACGAGCAATGGGGATTACTGATCGATGAAGAATTATTCCTTCAATCAAAGCATCTAGCGCGACTGCTGACAAGGGGGAGAAATAGAGTTCGAGTGACCCTCTGATTTCAAGCATCCAGTCTTTCATAACATTCTTCATAACAGGGCTACGACACGCAAAACTATAGAGCTCGCAAGTCAGTTGGATCGTTCTAGTGCCGAATGTGGATCTTTCAAAGATAACATCCACAATCGCATGGCAAGCATCTTCTTTATTGTTTGCTTTTCGAATTGCTGCTGCAAATCGAGTAGAAACGCATTGAGCCAACAGCTGAAACGCCTCCAGCAGTAGCTCCTGCATGCTCGGGAAGTAGTGCGTAAGTGAACCGAGAGGCACGCCCGAGAGTTCGGAAATTTTTCGGTACGTTGTGCATGCAATCCCGTGAAGCTCGATGCAGTCTAGGGTTACCTTGAGGATATGCTCCCTACGATGAGGGTCTTGCTGCCAAGTCTTACGTTTCTCAGTCGTCATGCATGCTCCTATCTTAGCCGGTGATATTAGCATAGGACGTCAAATCGTACAACTGTACGATTTCATTGACCTTAATCAGCGCTGGCGGTAGGATAGAAATCGTACATCTGTACGGTTTCCAGTGCTGAGCAAGAGGCCGAAACGAATTGCTCCTAGAAAGGAAACTTCTTGAATGAACAAATTAACCGGTGTTGTTGATGGTTTTTTGTATGACGCAAATTTCGACGAATCGCTTATTAGTTTGAGGAAGAAGACGAAGACACTATGCGGTCTGTTCAACGCCACAGCGCCAGATGAAGACCTTGTCAGGTTAGAACTCATCAATGCTATTTTTGGCGGGTGCGGCAGAAGTCCTATCATCGAGCCACCTTTTTATTGTGACTACGGTACAAATATCACCATCGGTGATAACTTTTATGCGAATCATGGGTTAGTTATTTTAGACGGAGCGGAAGTAGTCATTGGGAGTAATGTTTTCATTGCGCCGGGAGTTGGAATCCATACGGCAGGTCATCCGGTGGATTTTGATAGACGGAATCAAGGTATGGAATATGCGCTGCCCGTCACGATAGGCAATAACGCATGGATAGGCGCTTCAGCGACAATTCTTTCTGGTGTGACTATTGGTTATAATTCGGTTATTGGTGCCGGCAGCGTAGTCGTTAGGGACATCCCAGCGAATGTTATTGCGGTAGGAAATCCTTGTCACGTGATTCGAGAAATTACCTCTGACGATGCCATGCGGAATGATTTCCGGCGCACCAGAAATTAATTAATCACAAGCCGGCAAGCAGCCATTGCCAACGCGGCTGTGCGCTGAAGCGTATCGGCAAAGCTGCCAGCGAAAAACTCGGCTACCCACGGGGCGTCTTTACTTTCGAGCGCTACATCTGTGAGAAATGGGCCTCGCTCTCAACGTCGCATGCGTCAGCAAACTTTTTCATTATCAGTCTGCGACGTCAGTTACGGGCATGGCGTCTGTCTGCCAACTACAGGCTTTATTAGATGAATAGTACGGAACAAGCTTTTTTTACCTCTAGTACGCTATCTGCTTCCAGATATGCTTTCTTCCTAGCGGGATCTTGTATGGGCGCATGGGCACCTTTGGTTCCATTTGCCAAGGAAAGGGCGCAGATAGGTGAGGCGGAACTTGGTCTGCTACTCTTGGGCCTTGGTACCGGATCAATGTGCATGATGCCGTTTGTGGCCCGTTTAGCGAATCGAATTGGCTGCAGAACTACTGTCTATCTTGCAAGCGCTGTTACCGCTGTTGCCCTTGTTGGCCTGGCAACTGCTACTTCATATTGGGCGCTCTTGGCTTTTTTGTTTCTGTTTGGGGCCGCCATTGGTACAGCCGATGTAAACATGAATCTTCAAGGCTCGCTTGTCGAGCGCCACCACGGCAAGCAGATGATGTCTGGCTTTCATGGGCTAGCCAGCGTCGGAAATATTTTCGGCGCGGGCACGGTAAGCCTACTGCTTTGGCTAGGCCTCAATCCCGTACAGTCAATCCTTATGTTCGCCCTGGGATTGGGCGTGGCGCTCTTATCTCTTGGTCGTCACATGCTCCCGTTCGCGGAGCTTGAGGGGGCGCCAGCCAAAATGAAGCCAACCAAGCTGGTGTTGCTATTGGCGGGGCTGTGCTTCATCGCTTTTCTGGTTGAAGGTTCTATGCTCGACTGGAGTGCCGTCTATCTGACTTCGAGCCGGGACGTGGAGCCTGATATTGCGGGCATTGGGTACGCCGCATTTTCGGTGACCATGGCAGTAGGGAGACTGTTAGGCGATTGGATCGTAAGCAAGGTCGGCTCGCGGGCAGTGCTACTGGCAGGAAGTATGTTGGCAATGGGCGGCATGGCGTTGGCGGTGGGCATCGACCAATGGATAGTTTCGGTTTTCGGGTTCGTACTCGTCGGATTAGGGATCTCGAATCTCGTTCCGATATTTTGCTCTAAGGCCGGGCATCAGACTGTAATGCCCGTCGCTCAAGCTCTGGCTGTCATCAATGCAATCGGATACCTAGGCATACTGATGGGGCCGGCTGCGATTGGATTTATCGCTCATGCTACGTCCCTAAGCTTCTCTTTGCTCTTCACCTCTGCGTTACTGATCCTCGTCCTCTGCGGCGCCAAGATCGCATCATACAAATAGCGTTGAGTCTCCAGGTGATGGCCGTTTTGGGGCACAGGTGCCGATCACTTTTATTTTCCCTAGAGATGAACCTGTTGCCGCGTTGAAGCGGCGGAGATTCTCTCGCCCTGCGACTTCAGGCAAAGCTCCATAAGCGCCCAGTGTAGAAATAGTGTAAGCGTCCGCCAAAATCACCTTGCCTGACTCAGGCAAATACCCCGAAAGGGTGGTGAGGGATCTTCCTTCACTGTGGCAACGGGTGAACGGTAAATCGCTGGGAAAGAGATCTGCTGGAATGATCATTCGGCGCGGCGATGCTTGTTAATCTCCTCGTAGATATTTGAGGTTCCAAGACAACCCGCCAGCATCAGCGTTCATGATTGCCAACATCCTTTTACTAAATTATCGTAGAACATTCTGGGTACCGCTGACATACAGTTCTTGGTAAGGCATTCGGTATAAATGCCTGCCTAGGGGACAGCTATGTCGTACCGAACCTTCTGGTCAACCGCGCTTTTACTGGTCACAGCTGTCTGGGGCTGGAGCTTTGTAGCTAAGCACGAAACGCTGACAAACATGGCCCCATCCACGCTGAACGCATGGATGTTTACCTTAGCGGCTTTAGCGCTCCTTCCATTTTCAATCCGCTCATTTCGATATCTGAATCGGCGTGATTGGGCGAGTGCGGTATTTGCCGGAATAGTCCTCTTTGTCGCTTTCTCACTGCAGACTTCAGGGACAGCCCTCACCACGCCCTCCAATGCCGGGTTCATCACGGGCTTGTGCACTGTTTTCACTCCATTGTTTGTTTATTTCATAGGCAAAGGACGCCCAAGTCCTAAGCAGGCTGCCGGAACAGTGATTGCCGTATTTGGGCTCGGTTTACTGAGCCTTGACGGATTCGCGCTGCACTATGGTGATCTACTGATTTTGGGGTGTGCGGCATGCTTCGCATTACACATTGTGATTGTCTCAACGTTCGCAACACCCGCCATTTCCATGGCATCAACTTCAATCCAGCTAGGGCTGGTTGGCTCGCTTTCTTTGATATGGAGCTTGGCCGGTAACCAGTTTTCTTTTCCCAGCGCGCTCCCCACGACAGTTACGATCCTTTCGCTGGGGCTGTTCGCTACTGCCTTGGCTTACGCCATTCAGAATCGCGCTCAGGCTGTGCTTACCCCTGAAAAGGTCGCCCTAATACTTATTTGCGAACCTGTGTTTAGTGGGGCTTTTGGTTATCTCCTCGCTGGAGATCGTTTGCCCCCTGAACGACTTGCAGGGGCGGCGCTAATCCTTCTGGGCATTGCAGTCACGGAGCTTAGAATCGCGCGTACGCAAGGGGACGACAAAACGTGTAGTGATCTAATGAAACCGGACACCCATCTAGGCGAGAATGCTCGCCAGAACGAGGTGTCAGATGACCAAACAACGCCGTACCTTTTCCCCTGAATTCAAACGCGAGGCTGCCGACCTCGTTCTCAAGCAGGATTACAGCTTCATTGAGGCCAGCCGCTCGCTTGGTGTCGGCGAGTCGGCTTTGCGCCGATGGGTCGACCAAGTGCAGCAAGAACGCACGGGCGTCACCCCGCAGAGCAAAGCGCTGACCCCGGAGCAGCAGAAAATCCAAGAGCTGGAAGCCCGAATTGCTCGCCTTGAGCGGGAAAAGTCGATCTTAAAAAAGGCTACCGCGCTCTTGATGTCGGAAGATCTCGAGCGTTCGCGCTGATTGACCAGTTGAGCATCCACGAGCCGGTTGATTGGCTGTGCATGGTGTTTGAAGTGACCCGCTCGTGCTACTACGCTCGGCGTCTCAGGCGCCGCACACCGGATGTAGAACGCCTTCGATTGCGCAGTCGGGTGAACGAGTTGTTCACCCAAGGCCGCAGTGCTCCCGGTAGCCGTAGCATCATGGCCATGATGCAGGACGACGGCGAGCAGATCGGGCGATTCAAAGTGCGCAGCCTGATGCGCGAGCTGGAGTTGGTCAGCAAACAGCCGGGATCGCATGCTTACAAAAAGGCGACGGTCGAGCGGCCCGACATTCCTAATATTTGGAACCGGGAGTTTGACGTGCCCGCTCCTGACCACGTCTGGTGTGGCGATATCACTTACATCTGGGCTCAAGGGAAATGGCAGTATCTGGCGGTGGTGCTG encodes the following:
- a CDS encoding amidohydrolase family protein, with the translated sequence MHMIATEEAFATPEYLEALGKFASTSTSDNVRYAAYFQTKPEAARGLCDVETRLANMDANGVDMHLMSLTSPGVQLFDADLGTSLAKQTNDYLASLIRQHPTRIAGLAAIAPQDPVRAADEVKRAMTELGMHGIIINSHTNGEYLDERKFDPILEAAQRCQAPVYIHPTFPSGDMCKPMMPYGLSGAIWGFAAETGLHATRMVLGGVFDRFPELQVVLGHMGESLPFWLFRFDNIYKMMMSQGQVPPGMVKLERKPSEYIKSNIHITTSGMFWDQVLKFAIEALGADRVMFAIDYPYESSEIGAEWIRNAPISAEEKEMIMSGNAQRLFKIKP
- a CDS encoding TetR/AcrR family transcriptional regulator yields the protein MTTEKRKTWQQDPHRREHILKVTLDCIELHGIACTTYRKISELSGVPLGSLTHYFPSMQELLLEAFQLLAQCVSTRFAAAIRKANNKEDACHAIVDVIFERSTFGTRTIQLTCELYSFACRSPVMKNVMKDWMLEIRGSLELYFSPLSAVALDALIEGIILHRSVIPIAREDAHKMIVMLSDL
- a CDS encoding sugar O-acetyltransferase produces the protein MSLRKKTKTLCGLFNATAPDEDLVRLELINAIFGGCGRSPIIEPPFYCDYGTNITIGDNFYANHGLVILDGAEVVIGSNVFIAPGVGIHTAGHPVDFDRRNQGMEYALPVTIGNNAWIGASATILSGVTIGYNSVIGAGSVVVRDIPANVIAVGNPCHVIREITSDDAMRNDFRRTRN
- a CDS encoding MFS transporter, with protein sequence MNSTEQAFFTSSTLSASRYAFFLAGSCMGAWAPLVPFAKERAQIGEAELGLLLLGLGTGSMCMMPFVARLANRIGCRTTVYLASAVTAVALVGLATATSYWALLAFLFLFGAAIGTADVNMNLQGSLVERHHGKQMMSGFHGLASVGNIFGAGTVSLLLWLGLNPVQSILMFALGLGVALLSLGRHMLPFAELEGAPAKMKPTKLVLLLAGLCFIAFLVEGSMLDWSAVYLTSSRDVEPDIAGIGYAAFSVTMAVGRLLGDWIVSKVGSRAVLLAGSMLAMGGMALAVGIDQWIVSVFGFVLVGLGISNLVPIFCSKAGHQTVMPVAQALAVINAIGYLGILMGPAAIGFIAHATSLSFSLLFTSALLILVLCGAKIASYK
- a CDS encoding DMT family transporter, which codes for MSYRTFWSTALLLVTAVWGWSFVAKHETLTNMAPSTLNAWMFTLAALALLPFSIRSFRYLNRRDWASAVFAGIVLFVAFSLQTSGTALTTPSNAGFITGLCTVFTPLFVYFIGKGRPSPKQAAGTVIAVFGLGLLSLDGFALHYGDLLILGCAACFALHIVIVSTFATPAISMASTSIQLGLVGSLSLIWSLAGNQFSFPSALPTTVTILSLGLFATALAYAIQNRAQAVLTPEKVALILICEPVFSGAFGYLLAGDRLPPERLAGAALILLGIAVTELRIARTQGDDKTCSDLMKPDTHLGENARQNEVSDDQTTPYLFP